A stretch of Pirellulales bacterium DNA encodes these proteins:
- a CDS encoding TolC family protein, translating into MSDHPAPPQSRRSLQPTLAAGRIARARRCAGWTAVAGLVAVALATPGCKTSDYRRRADAEANCIIDHKAAAVCVDPEPLRIDVDPRSRMADPYDPDLEPQPPDDPAAHKLMEYVDCKKGSKLWKRLPKTPFVDNPDWQAHLPRNSRGEVELDLETAVRLGLLESPRYQNELEDLYLSALDVSFERFRFDTQFFGGSQIFYTADGRVRSGTGNSSSQFEVSPFSPANRLRLSKLNTTGGTLAAGMANSLVWQFAGPDDYASTTLLDFSLVQPLLRGAGRTRVMERLTIAERALLGNVRSMERFRQGFYMNVAVGRDPGQGPSRRGGFFGGSGLEGFAGVGGGGFGNVGFFGGGFGGGQAGQGFTGGAGAAAAGGYLGLLQSAQQIRNQRANVAALNDSVDQLQATYEAGRIDRFQVDLARQALYNAQSQLLTAENQYEGALDEFKVSTLGLPPEIPVKISDDILNEFNLLDPKLETVQAHVTVVLGQLRELRDELNRRRDEAAAAGRQGDELAMLPDNFESRLETLLASALAAETAISERLAAIDADFAKFDAAAPARKEELAALSARPELQAARLDPALFDFSALETRAESRRREFAELRRRLETEWQRLDDLGERPNLTAAEVLSPLVETLTNVSGQLLEASLVQAGARLDAITIDPVDLNSEEALQIAAAFRPDWMNARMQLVDTWRLIYFNANDLRSGLNLVFNGDIGNVGDNPFNLRNTNGRLRVGVQFDAPLTRLAERNVYRQSLIEYQQARRNYYQFRDRIAQGLRNELRQARLNEINFELRRAAVLVAISQVDLTQLRLSEPPKPGEEQLLSNTTARDLVQSLSDLLNVQNDFLSVWVNYEVQRLNLEFDLGVMQLDPTGVRVENNMPLRNYLLCPEVAMGLKCRPSDYVATVEGLELPEEISAGEALGIPDGDAPAGGDDAAPRLPEAPTFPGSEAAPGEPLPPPAVERISRRESQQLQEDTIRAAAALIDWPVEKTPRGETLVLPVSVRPLPPVDSQPAK; encoded by the coding sequence ATGTCCGACCATCCTGCGCCGCCGCAGTCGCGGCGGTCTCTGCAGCCGACGCTAGCGGCGGGTCGGATCGCCCGTGCGCGACGCTGCGCCGGTTGGACCGCGGTCGCGGGACTCGTGGCCGTGGCGCTCGCGACGCCGGGGTGCAAGACCTCGGACTATCGCCGACGGGCTGACGCGGAAGCGAACTGCATCATCGATCACAAGGCCGCGGCCGTGTGCGTCGATCCCGAACCGCTGCGGATCGACGTCGACCCGCGCTCGCGGATGGCGGATCCCTACGATCCCGACCTTGAGCCTCAACCCCCCGACGATCCCGCGGCTCACAAGCTGATGGAGTACGTCGACTGCAAGAAGGGCTCGAAGCTGTGGAAGCGGCTCCCCAAGACGCCGTTCGTCGACAATCCCGACTGGCAGGCCCATTTGCCGCGCAATTCCCGAGGCGAGGTCGAACTCGATTTGGAAACGGCGGTGCGATTGGGACTGCTTGAATCGCCCCGCTACCAAAACGAATTGGAGGACTTGTACCTGTCGGCGCTCGACGTCAGTTTCGAGCGATTCCGGTTCGATACGCAGTTCTTCGGCGGGTCGCAGATCTTTTACACAGCCGACGGACGGGTTCGGAGCGGCACGGGCAATTCATCGAGCCAGTTCGAGGTGAGTCCCTTCTCGCCGGCGAATCGGCTGCGGCTGTCGAAACTCAACACGACCGGCGGCACGCTGGCGGCCGGCATGGCGAACTCGCTCGTGTGGCAGTTCGCCGGCCCCGACGACTACGCCAGCACGACGCTGTTGGACTTCTCGCTCGTGCAGCCGCTGTTGCGCGGCGCAGGGCGAACCCGCGTCATGGAGCGGCTCACGATCGCCGAGCGCGCGCTCCTGGGCAACGTCCGCAGCATGGAGCGCTTCCGGCAAGGGTTCTACATGAACGTCGCCGTCGGACGCGATCCGGGGCAGGGACCCTCGCGCCGCGGCGGATTCTTCGGCGGCAGCGGGTTGGAAGGCTTCGCCGGCGTCGGCGGCGGCGGCTTCGGCAACGTCGGCTTCTTCGGCGGCGGGTTCGGGGGAGGGCAGGCGGGCCAGGGCTTTACCGGCGGCGCCGGCGCGGCCGCGGCCGGCGGCTATCTCGGTCTGCTGCAATCGGCACAGCAGATTCGCAACCAACGGGCCAACGTCGCCGCTCTCAACGACAGCGTCGACCAACTGCAAGCCACCTACGAGGCGGGACGCATCGATCGGTTCCAGGTCGATCTTGCGCGGCAAGCCCTCTACAACGCCCAGAGCCAGTTGCTCACCGCTGAAAACCAGTACGAAGGGGCGCTCGACGAGTTCAAGGTCTCGACGCTAGGGCTCCCGCCGGAGATCCCGGTCAAGATCAGCGACGACATTCTCAACGAATTCAATCTGCTCGATCCCAAGCTGGAGACTGTTCAGGCGCACGTCACCGTGGTGCTGGGGCAGCTGCGCGAGTTGCGCGACGAACTGAATCGCCGCCGCGACGAGGCCGCCGCCGCAGGTCGGCAGGGCGACGAGCTCGCGATGTTGCCCGACAACTTCGAGTCGCGGCTTGAAACCTTGCTGGCCTCGGCGCTCGCCGCCGAGACGGCGATCAGCGAACGCTTGGCGGCGATCGACGCCGACTTCGCCAAGTTCGACGCCGCGGCCCCCGCACGCAAAGAGGAACTGGCGGCTCTCTCCGCCCGACCCGAGCTGCAGGCCGCCCGGCTCGACCCGGCGCTGTTCGATTTCTCCGCTCTGGAAACTCGGGCCGAGTCGCGACGCCGCGAGTTCGCCGAACTGCGCCGCCGGCTCGAAACGGAATGGCAGCGACTCGACGATCTCGGGGAGCGACCCAACTTGACTGCGGCCGAAGTGCTGTCGCCGCTGGTCGAGACGCTGACGAACGTCTCGGGGCAATTGCTCGAGGCGTCGCTGGTGCAAGCAGGCGCCCGGCTTGACGCGATCACGATCGACCCGGTCGACCTCAACTCGGAAGAGGCCTTGCAGATCGCCGCCGCGTTCCGACCCGACTGGATGAACGCCCGCATGCAACTGGTCGACACGTGGCGGTTGATCTACTTCAACGCCAACGACCTGCGGAGCGGATTGAACCTCGTGTTCAACGGCGACATCGGCAACGTGGGAGACAACCCGTTCAACCTGCGCAACACCAATGGCCGGCTGCGGGTCGGGGTGCAGTTCGACGCCCCGCTCACGCGGCTTGCCGAGCGGAACGTCTACCGGCAGTCGCTCATCGAGTACCAACAGGCGCGGCGCAACTACTACCAGTTTCGCGATCGCATCGCGCAAGGACTCCGCAACGAGTTGCGGCAAGCGCGACTCAACGAAATCAACTTCGAGCTTCGTCGGGCGGCCGTGCTGGTGGCGATCTCGCAGGTCGACCTGACGCAACTGCGGCTCTCGGAACCCCCCAAGCCGGGCGAAGAGCAGCTCTTGAGCAACACGACGGCCCGCGACCTCGTGCAGTCGCTCTCCGATCTGCTGAACGTGCAGAACGATTTCTTGAGCGTATGGGTCAATTACGAAGTGCAGCGGCTCAACCTGGAATTCGATCTGGGGGTCATGCAACTCGACCCGACGGGCGTGCGCGTGGAAAACAACATGCCGCTGCGCAACTATTTGTTGTGCCCCGAGGTGGCGATGGGGCTTAAGTGTCGGCCGAGCGACTACGTGGCGACGGTCGAGGGGCTGGAACTGCCCGAGGAGATTTCGGCGGGCGAGGCTCTGGGGATTCCCGACGGGGATGCGCCGGCCGGAGGCGACGACGCAGCGCCGCGGTTGCCCGAGGCGCCGACGTTCCCGGGAAGCGAGGCCGCGCCTGGCGAGCCGTTGCCGCCGCCGGCCGTCGAGCGGATCTCGCGCCGCGAATCGCAGCAACTGCAGGAAGACACAATTCGGGCCGCCGCGGCGCTGATCGATTGGCCCGTCGAGAAGACTCCGAGGGGCGAGACGCTGGTCTTGCCAGTGTCGGTCCGCCCCCTGCCGCCGGTCGACTCCCAGCCGGCGAAGTAG
- a CDS encoding response regulator, which translates to MSARVLVADDSSTMRKIILRSLSAVGVPTAVEAADGEEAIKLFNPGDFDLVLTDWNMPGKNGLEVIQEIRKQDPKVPIIMVTTEAEKSRVLEAIQAGVSDYLVKPFTADTLREKLEKHGC; encoded by the coding sequence ATGAGCGCACGCGTGTTGGTTGCCGACGATTCGAGCACGATGCGGAAGATTATTCTGCGGTCGCTCAGCGCCGTGGGAGTTCCCACCGCCGTTGAGGCCGCTGACGGGGAAGAAGCGATCAAGCTGTTCAATCCCGGCGATTTCGACCTCGTGCTGACCGACTGGAACATGCCGGGCAAGAACGGCCTGGAAGTGATCCAAGAGATCCGCAAGCAGGATCCCAAGGTGCCGATCATCATGGTCACCACCGAAGCGGAGAAGTCGCGAGTGCTGGAGGCGATCCAGGCCGGAGTCTCCGATTACCTGGTGAAGCCGTTCACCGCCGACACGCTCCGCGAGAAGCTCGAAAAGCACGGCTGCTGA
- a CDS encoding thioredoxin family protein, whose amino-acid sequence MTIARPGIFVAAIACLFAAAWSPSAIAEGVAWRTNLDAAKVESASTGKLLLIHFYTTTCGPCKVLDNAVFSQPHVGPALEQNYVPVKIDADSSMALAGMYRLKSVPTDVVLDPQGSPLASLNCPQQADKYLEQLSTLAAHYRQTMQQQAGSGGQASTNRAYAGLNIAPPQLPAAPAAGAVSPYGQTRPNYMAGTTPETGYAAQYAAGPSQGGAPGQSVANRYAPAPTGPAADSPQVVQNNFVNAAAPGGSASTPVAPTGSDMAAAANASAGRYATPPAQIAASADAQFAAATFPPGSPAGGITGNGAAPGYAAASAQPSTPAPGSHFAPPPQVAAVAPQAPGQSQLPAGAAPVGLDGYCPVTLRTAGKWVAGNAVVGMEHRGRTYLFVSDVERQQFAANPDAYSPVFAGQDPVELLDNGQEVVGTRRLGCHYAGQMYLFSSPASMQKFADNPAKYAAAVRQAMSRMDAAGGETIRR is encoded by the coding sequence ATGACCATTGCACGCCCCGGAATCTTTGTCGCCGCGATCGCTTGTTTGTTCGCCGCCGCATGGTCGCCCTCGGCGATTGCCGAGGGGGTCGCTTGGCGCACGAATCTCGACGCCGCCAAGGTCGAGTCGGCCTCGACGGGCAAGCTGCTGCTGATTCACTTCTACACGACGACCTGCGGGCCGTGCAAAGTGCTCGACAACGCGGTGTTCAGCCAGCCGCACGTGGGGCCCGCACTGGAACAGAACTACGTCCCCGTCAAGATCGACGCCGACTCCTCCATGGCGCTTGCGGGGATGTACCGGCTCAAGTCGGTTCCGACCGACGTCGTGCTCGATCCTCAGGGTTCGCCGCTGGCGTCGCTGAACTGTCCGCAACAGGCGGACAAGTATTTGGAACAACTCAGCACGCTGGCGGCACATTATCGGCAGACGATGCAGCAACAGGCGGGTTCCGGCGGCCAAGCTTCGACGAACCGAGCCTATGCGGGGCTCAACATCGCCCCGCCGCAACTGCCAGCCGCGCCGGCCGCTGGAGCCGTAAGCCCGTACGGGCAGACTCGACCCAATTACATGGCCGGGACGACGCCGGAGACAGGCTACGCCGCTCAGTACGCTGCGGGGCCATCGCAGGGCGGCGCTCCCGGCCAATCCGTTGCGAACCGGTACGCTCCGGCGCCGACAGGACCGGCTGCAGACAGTCCGCAAGTGGTGCAAAACAACTTCGTGAACGCTGCCGCGCCGGGCGGTTCTGCCTCGACGCCCGTGGCGCCGACGGGCTCGGACATGGCTGCGGCGGCGAATGCCTCTGCAGGGCGGTACGCAACTCCTCCGGCACAAATCGCCGCGAGCGCCGACGCCCAGTTTGCGGCTGCAACCTTTCCGCCCGGATCCCCTGCAGGGGGAATCACCGGGAACGGGGCTGCCCCGGGTTACGCAGCCGCCTCGGCGCAGCCAAGCACGCCGGCGCCGGGTTCGCACTTCGCCCCGCCCCCGCAAGTCGCGGCCGTCGCGCCGCAAGCTCCCGGACAATCGCAATTGCCGGCCGGCGCAGCGCCGGTCGGGCTGGACGGCTACTGCCCCGTCACGTTACGCACCGCCGGCAAATGGGTCGCCGGCAACGCCGTCGTCGGCATGGAACACCGCGGCCGCACTTACCTGTTCGTCAGCGACGTCGAGCGGCAGCAGTTCGCGGCCAACCCCGACGCATACAGCCCCGTATTCGCAGGTCAGGACCCCGTCGAGTTGCTTGACAACGGCCAGGAAGTCGTCGGGACGCGGCGACTGGGATGCCACTACGCCGGGCAGATGTATCTGTTCAGCAGCCCCGCGTCGATGCAGAAGTTCGCCGACAACCCGGCCAAGTACGCTGCCGCCGTGCGGCAGGCGATGAGCCGCATGGACGCCGCCGGCGGAGAGACGATTCGGCGGTAA